Proteins encoded by one window of Bactrocera oleae isolate idBacOlea1 chromosome 4, idBacOlea1, whole genome shotgun sequence:
- the LOC106627238 gene encoding putative inorganic phosphate cotransporter, with amino-acid sequence MCLGCSFPVRYTQILLLFTSLVLTLHQRTNVPEVIVVLTAANGTYAHFMPEGYSLTPHEKSTMLGSIYWGAILVQIPSGYICSAYGSVKLLFCCLFFSSLISIVLPLSLIFGNFVTFILLRALQGLAQGILFPTIFGHLAKWCPLNERSLLGGISQSGTELGVALGLMNSGFLSVTRLYWPAAFYMPALAGLVWCIFWSIFGAESPWTSKRISANEQQLIQSVGTLSMRRKRMAAIPWCAIATSVPYLVLLLNKISHAFSIATIGQQIPIYLNGMYAYEIHINALISSLPFFIMLFSTYVVTITSHYLLKVRNVRLSLVRKSLNTISNWVPATALATMSLLSKDNAVGNISCIVISVVAFSTFTLGSSLNHNDLSPNFAPLLSGITGIFTMLAAIISPIVVAEVVKNENDPWQWNIIFLFTAAFLFMTNLLYLVFGQMVAQPWNELQINEPNNDNNEVT; translated from the exons ATGTGCCTAG GCTGCTCCTTTCCAGTCCGTTACACCCAAATTTTGCTGTTGTTCACATCTTTGGTATTGACCTTACATCAGCGTACCAATGTTCCTGAAGTTATTGTTGTACTCACAGCCGCCAACGGCACGTACGCTCACTTTATGCCAGAG GGTTACTCGCTGACGCCGCACGAAAAGTCCACTATGTTGGGAAGTATCTATTGGGGCGCAATTTTGGTACAAATACCTAGCGGCTATATCTGTAGTGCGTATGGTAGCGTCAAACTCTTGTtctgttgtctcttcttctcttCACTCATAAGCATAGTGCTGCCACTGAGCCTGATTTTTGGCAATTTCGTCACTTTTATTTTGCTACGCGCGTTACAAGGCTTGGCGCAAGGTATTTTATTCCCCACAATCTTTGGGCATCTAGCCAAGTGGTGTCCACTCAATGAACGAAGTCTGCTGGGTGGCATCTCACAATCCGGCACGGAGTTAGGTGTAGCCTTGGGTTTGATGAATAGCGGATTTTTATCAGTGACACGGTTATATTGGCCGGCGGCCTTTTATATGCCAG CTCTAGCCGGCTTAGTGTGGTGCATTTTCTGGTCAATCTTCGGCGCTGAATCTCCATGGACTTCCAAACGTATATCAGCTAATGAACAGCAGCTTATACAATCTGTCGGCACTCTTAGTATGCGCAGGAAACGCATGGCCGCCATACCTTGGTGCGCGATAGCCACGTCAGTGCCTTATTTGGTGCtgctattaaataaaattagtcaCGCCTTTTCGATCGCGACCATAGGGCAACAAATACCCATCTACTTGAACGGCATGTACGCTTACGAAATCCATATAAATGCTTTAATATCGTCGCTGCCGTTTTTCATTATGCTATTCAGCACATATGTAGTCACAATTACCTCGCATTATTTGCTGAAAGTCAGAAATGTGCGTCTGTCGCTTGTCCGCAAGTCTTTAAATACGATCTCGAACTGGGTGCCCGCCACTGCATTGGCCACTATGAGTTTGCTGTCCAAGGACAATGCGGTGGGCAATATTTCCTGTATCGTTATCAGCGTCGTCGCATTTTCGACTTTTACGCTTGGCAGTTCCTTGAATCATAATGACTTATCGCCGAATTTTGCTCCGCTTCTCTCTGGTATTACCGGTATATTTACTATGCTAGCGGCCATCATTTCGCCGATAGTTGTGGCAGAAGTCGTAAAGAATGAG AACGATCCTTGGCAAtggaatattatatttttgtttacagcAGCTTTCCTCTTCATGACGAACTTGTTGTATTTGGTTTTTGGACAAATGGTTGCACAGCCATGGAACGAATTGCAGATTAATGAACCGAACAATGATAATAATGAAGTGACTTAA